From Cricetulus griseus strain 17A/GY chromosome 1 unlocalized genomic scaffold, alternate assembly CriGri-PICRH-1.0 chr1_0, whole genome shotgun sequence, a single genomic window includes:
- the Celf3 gene encoding CUGBP Elav-like family member 3 isoform X1 translates to MKEPDAIKLFVGQIPRHLEEKDLKPIFEQFGRIFELTVIKDKYTGLHKGCAFLTYCARDSALKAQSALHEQKTLPGMNRPIQVKPADSESRGEDRKLFVGMLGKQQTDEDVRKMFEPFGTIDECTVLRGPDGTSKGCAFVKFQTHAEAQAAINTLHSSRTLPGASSSLVVKFADTEKERGLRRMQQVATQLGMFSPIALQFGAYSAYTQALMQQQAALVAAHSAYLSPMATMAAVQMQHMAAINANGLIATPITPSSGTSTPPAIAATPVSAIPAALGVNGYSPVPTQPTGQPAPDALYPNGVHPYPDEALSAERGAGGVPIVAQTRSWLVILSSAQSPAAPVDPLQQAYAGMQHYTAAYPAAYSLVAPPFPQPPALVAQQPPPPPQQQQQQQQQQQQQREGPDGCNIFIYHLPQEFTDSEILQMFVPFGHVISAKVFVDRATNQSKCFGFVSFDNPASAQAAIQAMNGFQIGMKRLKVQLKRPKDANRPY, encoded by the exons ATGAAGGAGCCAGATGCCATCAAGCTGTTTGTGGGGCAGATCCCGAGGCATCTGGAGGAAAAGGACCTGAAGCCCATCTTCGAGCAGTTTGGTCGGATCTTCGAGCTGACTGTCATCAAGGACAAGTACACCGGGCTGCACAAGG GATGTGCCTTCCTGACATACTGTGCCCGCGATTCAGCCCTGAAGGCCCAGAGCGCCCTGCACGAACAGAAGACTCTCCCAGGG ATGAACAGGCCGATCCAGGTCAAGCCAGCCGACAGCGAGAGTCGAGGAG aagACCGGAAGCTCTTTGTAGGAATGCTAGGAAAGCAGCAGACAGATGAGGACGTGCGGAAGATGTTTGAACCATTTGGGACCATAGATGAGTGCACTGTGCTCCGGGGGCCAGATGGTACCAGCAAAG GCTGTGCCTTTGTGAAGTTCCAGACTCACGCTGAGGCCCAGGCAGCCATCAACACCCTCCACAGCAGCCGGACGCTGCCG GGTGCCTCATCCAGCCTGGTGGTAAAGTTTGCTGACACAGAGAAGGAGCGAGGTCTCCGCCGAATGCAGCAGGTGGCTACCCAGCTGGGCATGTTCAGCCCTATCGCCCTCCAGTTTGGAGCCTACAGCGCCTACACCCAGGCC CTGATGCAGCAGCAGGCAGCCCTGGTAGCAGCTCACAGTGCCTACCTCAGCCCTATGGCCACCATGGCTGCCGTGCAGATGCAGCACATGGCTGCCATCAATGCCAATGGCCTCATCGCCACCCCCATCACTCCATCCTCAG gAACCAGCACCCCTCCTGCCATTGCTGCCACGCCCGTCTCTGCCATCCCTGCTGCCTTGGGCGTCAACGGCTATAGCCCGGTGCCCACTCAGCCCACAGGGCAGCCTGCCCCTGATGCTCTGTATCCCAACGGGGTCCACCCTTACCCAG aTGAGGCTCTGTCTGCTGAGAGAGGTGCTGGCGGGGTTCCCATTGTGGCCCAGACCCGCTCATGGCTTGTGATACTCTCCTCAGCCCAGAGCCCTGCTGCCCCTGTGGACCCGCTCCAGCAGGCCTATGCAGGAATGCAGCACTACACAG CAGCCTACCCTGCAGCCTACAGCCTGGTTGCACCTCCGTTCCCGCAGCCTCCGGCCCTGGTCGCCCAGCAgccgccaccaccacctcagcaacagcagcagcagcagcagcagcaacagcaacaacggGAAG GCCCTGATGGCTGCAACATCTTCATCTACCACCTGCCCCAGGAGTTCACggactcagagatcctccagATGTTTGTCCCTTTTGGTCATGTCATCTCAGCCAAAGTCTTTGTTGACCGGGCCACCAATCAGAGCAAATGTTTTG GCTTTGTGAGTTTCGACAATCCGGCCAGTGCCCAGGCTGCCATCCAGGCTATGAATGGTTTCCAGATTGGCATGAAGCGCCTCAAAGTCCAGCTAAAGCGGCCTAAGGATGCAAACAGGCCCTACTAA